One part of the Augochlora pura isolate Apur16 chromosome 3, APUR_v2.2.1, whole genome shotgun sequence genome encodes these proteins:
- the LOC144468132 gene encoding putative sodium-dependent multivitamin transporter encodes MTDPTTGPTTLQWPDYLVIGVMLLISTMIGIYYRFSGGKQRTMEEYFVADRSVGVFTLSIGLSVSFVSGIAMLGFAAETYANGIIFLMLCTGFVAGIPLIIKFYLPVFIKSNTLSVYEYLEKRFGPSARVTTSIANTIHLLLYTSIATFAPALALEATTGISGSMSILIIGSICTFYSTLGGIKAVLITDILQAVLIILGMFCVIIVALGDIDGGIDGAWTIASRFGRLKFFDFRLDPTVRHTTWNLLLSGACMSLHMHGVSQVQVQRFLTAKDLKTATYSLIVCAMLITFMMSLTSICGVILFVVYEDCDPVTSGKISTFDKIVPYFAVDKMLAYPGTTGLLIAGIFSATLSTISATINSLAVITLEDYLKPLYRRMGLELTSERATLFGKLLALSYGAISIGFAFVCKAMGSGLITLVLALMGIVGGPVVGVFTLGMFTESANEMGTILGQIFAFIPVVLLSSGASNKITNLPLHVDGCDNSTIIDYSETTTMSWIQPPEEAEVPYVYRLSYTLYLPIGMMSSVLMGYTISLIINKFFPKYSREPDPDLLIPYLAERIKRRKEDVSKSTNSQLFILQYREPNENHDKGS; translated from the exons ATGACC GACCCGACGACCGGCCCAACGACGCTGCAATGGCCGGATTATCTTGTCATCGGTGTAATGCTGTTGATCTCGACCATGATCGGGATCTACTACCGATTCTCCGGCGGCAAGCAACGCACAATGGAG GAATACTTCGTGGCAGATCGATCAGTAGGCGTATTCACCCTGTCAATAGGACTATCGGTGTCGTTCGTGTCAGGGATCGCGATGCTCGGATTCGCCGCGGAGACTTATGCCAACGGGATAATATTCCTGATGCTTTGCACCGGTTTCGTCGCCGGTATACCGCTGATCATAAAGTTCTATCTACCTGTTTTCATTAAGAGCAACACGCTAAGCGTTTACGAG tACTTGGAGAAACGGTTCGGACCCTCGGCCAGGGTAACGACAAGCATCGCGAACACCATACACTTGTTGTTGTACACCTCGATCGCCACTTTCGCGCCTGCGTTAGCTTTGGAGGCGACCACTGGAATTTCCGGGAGCATGAGCATCCTGATCATCGGAAGCATCTGCACGTTCTACTCGACACTGGGCGGCATCAAAGCCGTCCTGATCACTGACATTCTCCAGGCGGTGCTCATCATCCTCGGCATGTTTTGCGTCATTATAGTAGCGCTCGGCGATATCGACGGCGGAATCGACGGTGCCTGGACCATCGCCTCTCGCTTCGGTCGTCTGAAATTCTTCGA TTTCAGGCTTGATCCGACTGTGCGGCACACTACGTGGAACCTGCTACTCAGCGGCGCGTGCATGAGTCTGCATATGCACGGCGTCAGCCAGGTCCAGGTGCAGCGATTCCTCACTGCGAA GGATTTGAAGACAGCAACCTACTCCTTAATAGTCTGCGCGATGCTGATCACGTTCATGATGAGCCTGACATCGATCTGCGGCGTGATCCTGTTCGTGGTCTACGAGGACTGCGACCCGGTCACGTCCGGCAAGATCTCGACCTTCGACAAGATCGTGCCGTACTTCGCGGTGGACAAAATGCTCGCCTATCCAGGCACCACCGGGCTACTGATCGCCGGGATTTTCAGCGCCACCTTGAGCACAATATCCGCCACAATCAATTCCCTGGCGGTGATCACGCTCGAGGACTACCTGAAGCCGTTGTACCGCAGGATGGGCCTCGAGCTGACGAGCGAAAGAGCGACGCTGTTCGGGAAACTACTGGCGCTAAGCTACGGGGCGATATCCATTGGCTTCGCCTTCGTCTGCAAAGCCATGGGATCCGGGCTAATCACGTTGGTTCTCGCGCTGATGGGAATAGTGGGTGGACCGGTCGTCGGTGTCTTCACTCTGGGAATGTTCACCGAGTCTGCGAACGAGATGGGAACCATCCTCGGACAGATATTCGCGTTCATTCCAGTGGTTCTGTTGTCCAGCGGCGCCTCCAATAAAATTACGAACCTGCCGTTGCACGTGGACGGCTGTGACAATAGTACTATCATCGATTATAGCGAGACGACCACGATGTCTTGGATTCA ACCACCGGAGGAAGCCGAGGTGCCCTACGTGTACCGCCTCTCGTACACGCTATACCTTCCCATCGGTATGATGTCGAGCGTGCTCATGGGCTACACCATAAGTCTGATTATCAACAAGTTCTTCCCGAAGTACTCGCGCGAGCCTGATCCTGATCTACTCATCCCCTACCTAGCGGAGAGGATCAAACGGAGAAAGGAGGACGTTAGCAAGTCTACCAATAGCCAACTGTTCATACTACAATATAGAGAACCCAACGAGAATCATGATAAAGGATCTTAG